The following are encoded together in the Daphnia magna isolate NIES linkage group LG8, ASM2063170v1.1, whole genome shotgun sequence genome:
- the LOC123475282 gene encoding allatotropins-like produces the protein MKGKGAFMLVLAGWGLIGLMILTTAVEGAPHPADYSSVNNQRDFRSRRGFKTVGLATARGFGKRAPALSSFTSFQDVSEQMMQQDENPNSDPDVFPVDWLVNYLQNKPEVIRYMVDHLLDHNGDGQVTSQELITSLQQRED, from the exons ATGAAAGGGAAAGGTGCGTTTATGCTCGTTTTGGCCGGATGGGGTTTGATAGGTCTGATGATTTTGACGACAGCAGTCGAGGGGGCACCACATCCGGCTGACTATAGCAGCGTCAACAACCAGCGTGACTTTAGAAGTCGACGTGGATTCAAAACGGTCGGCCTGGCGACAGCAAGAGGATTCGGCAAACGTGCACCGGCTCTATCCTCTTTTACTTCCTTCCAAGACGTATCCGAACAGATGATGCAGCAAGATGAAAATCCAAACAGCGATCCTGACGT TTTCCCTGTGGACTGGTTGGTCAACTACCTGCAGAATAAGCCGGAGGTGATCCGTTACATGGTGGACCACTTGCTCGATCACAACGGCGATGGTCAAGTGACGTCCCAGGAACTAATAACATCGCTACAGCAGAGAGAAGATTAA